In a single window of the Aminomonas paucivorans DSM 12260 genome:
- a CDS encoding redoxin domain-containing protein → MTQPIALGTLLPDVTLKDQDGNDVTLSALRGKKVLLSFHPLAWTPICRDQMQGLENAYDAIEASGVVPLGLSVDSVPCKKAWADSMGLKRLRVLADFWPHGGFAQSLGLFRERQGFSERANLLVDQEGKAAWLKVYEIKTLPDLDEVLSVLRR, encoded by the coding sequence ATGACCCAACCCATCGCCCTGGGGACCCTGCTCCCCGACGTGACCCTGAAGGATCAGGACGGAAACGACGTGACCCTGTCCGCCCTGCGGGGGAAGAAGGTGCTGCTGTCCTTCCACCCTCTAGCTTGGACCCCGATCTGCCGAGACCAGATGCAAGGACTGGAAAATGCCTACGACGCCATTGAGGCTTCGGGGGTGGTCCCCTTGGGACTGAGCGTGGACTCCGTGCCCTGCAAGAAGGCCTGGGCGGACTCCATGGGGCTGAAACGGCTTCGCGTTCTGGCGGATTTCTGGCCCCACGGAGGGTTTGCTCAGTCCCTGGGGCTCTTCCGGGAACGACAGGGTTTCTCCGAGCGGGCCAACCTGCTGGTGGATCAGGAGGGCAAGGCCGCCTGGCTCAAGGTGTACGAGATCAAGACCCTTCCCGACCTGGACGAGGTGTTGTCCGTCCTGAGAAGATAG
- a CDS encoding LamG domain-containing protein has translation MRLGKVWVLAWVLGGVFLGGSAWAHPPKSVTLSLDAPSGRLTVQVAHGVNDPAKHHVQRISVFVGGKLAAQKEYPSQTDVNGMTDTFSVGSVPKGTVIRAEATCNIMGSATGELIAP, from the coding sequence ATGAGGCTAGGAAAGGTTTGGGTTCTGGCGTGGGTTCTCGGAGGCGTGTTTCTGGGGGGAAGCGCTTGGGCGCATCCTCCCAAGTCCGTGACCCTCTCGCTGGATGCCCCTTCGGGGCGGTTGACCGTCCAGGTGGCCCACGGGGTGAACGATCCGGCGAAGCACCACGTCCAGAGAATCTCCGTCTTCGTGGGGGGCAAGCTGGCGGCCCAGAAGGAGTACCCGTCCCAGACCGACGTCAACGGGATGACGGATACCTTCTCCGTCGGGTCGGTGCCCAAGGGGACGGTGATCCGGGCAGAGGCGACCTGCAACATCATGGGATCCGCCACGGGAGAGCTGATCGCCCCCTGA
- the folK gene encoding 2-amino-4-hydroxy-6-hydroxymethyldihydropteridine diphosphokinase → MSRVALALGTNLGDRLGNLRRAVRELTAAGWTVERASDVFETPPFGDEDQPPFLNACLVASVPEEDPEAALRFLKDLEGRMGRISRHRNGPREIDLDLLFWDDRVLQTPALTLPHPGIPQRPFVLVPLLQVAADWVHPALRKTVAELARDVSSERIVRIVSLS, encoded by the coding sequence ATGAGTCGGGTCGCCTTGGCCCTGGGGACCAACCTGGGGGACCGTCTGGGAAACCTGCGCCGGGCGGTGCGGGAGCTGACCGCGGCGGGCTGGACCGTGGAACGGGCCAGCGACGTCTTCGAGACCCCCCCCTTCGGGGACGAGGATCAACCTCCCTTCCTGAACGCCTGCCTGGTGGCCTCGGTGCCGGAGGAAGACCCGGAGGCGGCCTTAAGGTTTCTCAAGGACCTGGAGGGGCGGATGGGGCGGATCTCTCGGCACCGCAACGGCCCCCGGGAGATCGACCTGGACCTGCTCTTTTGGGACGACCGGGTCCTCCAGACCCCCGCGCTGACCCTCCCCCACCCGGGCATCCCCCAGCGCCCCTTCGTCCTGGTGCCCCTGCTCCAGGTGGCGGCGGACTGGGTACATCCGGCACTGCGCAAAACGGTGGCGGAGCTGGCCCGGGACGTCTCGTCGGAGAGGATCGTCCGGATCGTGTCCTTGAGCTGA
- the folP gene encoding dihydropteroate synthase yields MPLVQIRFVDDRELSGALEALGADPRCHSFFHRKRETLCLQCLHVDTRAANALKQELLARGGDAAVHAHAIDRGVGESSVLLFGTLSQLRSLEDKLAAMPYWGLDALRRKLTEALTGLSQRRWSLPLPGGRALPLGDRTRIMGILNLTPDSFHQESRLDSPDSCLVRGEAMLAQGADVLDLGGESTRPGAAAVDPEEEIRRVAPAVRALRSRFPEAVLSVDTTKAAVARACLEEGADLINDISGLTFDPDLASTVARGGASLVLMHIQGVPRTMQQAPHYENLLGEVAAFFGEQMARAAQAGLEPERVVLDPGFGFGKTAEHNLELLRHLEAFCPLGRPLLVGASRKSTLGTVLGLPDPANRLEATLAVTSLCAWQGVSLVRVHDVAENVRAARMVDAVRGVAR; encoded by the coding sequence ATGCCCTTGGTACAGATTCGCTTCGTGGACGATAGGGAACTTTCCGGCGCCCTGGAGGCGCTGGGAGCGGACCCGCGGTGCCACAGCTTCTTCCATAGAAAACGAGAGACCCTTTGCCTGCAGTGCCTCCACGTGGACACCCGAGCGGCCAACGCCCTGAAGCAGGAACTCCTGGCCCGGGGTGGGGACGCGGCGGTACACGCCCATGCCATCGACCGGGGGGTGGGGGAGTCCTCGGTGCTCCTCTTCGGAACCCTTTCCCAGCTCCGCAGCCTGGAGGACAAGCTGGCCGCCATGCCCTACTGGGGGCTGGACGCCCTGCGCCGGAAACTGACGGAAGCCCTGACGGGACTGAGCCAGCGTCGATGGTCCCTTCCCCTCCCCGGGGGGCGTGCCCTCCCCCTGGGCGACCGGACCCGGATCATGGGCATCCTCAACCTCACCCCCGACTCCTTCCACCAGGAAAGCCGCCTGGACTCCCCGGACTCCTGCCTCGTCCGGGGGGAGGCCATGCTGGCCCAGGGGGCGGACGTGCTGGACCTGGGGGGGGAATCCACCCGTCCCGGGGCCGCTGCGGTGGACCCGGAGGAGGAGATCCGAAGGGTGGCCCCTGCGGTGAGGGCCCTGCGGTCCCGCTTTCCCGAGGCGGTCCTCTCCGTGGACACCACCAAGGCCGCCGTGGCCCGGGCCTGCCTGGAAGAGGGGGCGGACCTGATCAACGACATCTCCGGCCTCACCTTCGACCCGGACCTGGCCTCGACGGTGGCCCGAGGAGGGGCCTCCCTGGTGCTCATGCACATCCAGGGCGTCCCCCGGACCATGCAGCAGGCTCCGCACTACGAGAACCTTCTGGGAGAGGTGGCGGCTTTCTTCGGGGAGCAGATGGCCCGGGCAGCCCAGGCGGGTCTGGAACCGGAGCGGGTGGTCCTGGACCCGGGATTCGGCTTCGGGAAGACGGCGGAGCATAACTTGGAGCTTCTGCGACACCTGGAGGCCTTTTGTCCCCTGGGACGCCCCCTGTTGGTCGGGGCCTCCCGCAAGAGCACCCTGGGGACGGTCCTGGGACTGCCGGACCCGGCGAACCGGCTGGAGGCCACGCTGGCGGTCACCTCCCTCTGCGCCTGGCAGGGGGTGTCCCTGGTGCGGGTCCACGACGTGGCGGAAAACGTCCGGGCGGCCCGGATGGTGGACGCGGTGAGGGGGGTGGCAAGATGA
- a CDS encoding amidohydrolase family protein, which yields MERLDLLLLGGTLVDPRGGTCRLGSLGVRGGRIVFPKGEKPEATRVLDASGLLVAPGFVDLHMHDEEREDPHTVERALLLQGVTTALAGNCGSGPLLKRIRPHRTSPWLHLGYLTGHRALREEVGLTDVYLPASPGQIDAMKALLREELRQGSFGLSFGLEYAPHTSSEEIRALAEELRPFPHRWIPVHIRYDGPRCLEAVQEVLDLALETGLRFDLSHFGSMTAFGFTRQALELVEAAWEKGADVTLDCYPYDAFCTHVGSAVFDPGFEERWGKGVEALEAGSGRYRGRRLTPETFAELRRDDPEALVIAHVLNGSEVRECLRHPRCALASDAVLHQGQGHPRAAGTFPRGLRLLREEGLSWPEAIRHATSLPAEMGWLDAGRLEEGAPADLVVFDPERLVDRATFQDQLLPPEGIAYVVLRGQVAVDHGTIDPVPRGSFLLR from the coding sequence TTGGAACGACTTGATCTGTTGCTCCTCGGGGGAACCCTGGTAGACCCTCGAGGAGGGACCTGCCGTTTGGGTTCCTTGGGCGTCCGGGGAGGGCGCATCGTCTTTCCGAAAGGGGAAAAGCCGGAGGCGACCCGGGTCCTGGACGCCTCCGGCCTCCTGGTGGCACCGGGCTTTGTGGATCTGCACATGCACGACGAGGAAAGGGAGGACCCCCACACGGTGGAGCGAGCGCTGCTCCTCCAGGGGGTCACCACCGCCCTGGCGGGAAACTGCGGCTCCGGCCCCCTGCTGAAACGGATCCGCCCCCATCGCACCTCCCCCTGGCTCCACCTGGGGTACCTGACGGGACACCGGGCCCTGCGGGAGGAGGTGGGCCTGACGGACGTGTACCTCCCCGCCTCGCCGGGACAGATCGACGCCATGAAGGCCCTGCTCCGAGAGGAGCTGCGCCAGGGCTCCTTCGGCCTCTCCTTCGGCCTGGAGTACGCCCCCCACACCTCCTCCGAGGAGATCCGAGCCCTGGCGGAGGAGCTGCGCCCCTTCCCCCACCGCTGGATCCCCGTGCACATCCGCTACGACGGCCCCCGCTGCCTGGAGGCGGTGCAGGAGGTGCTGGATCTGGCCCTGGAGACGGGGCTGCGCTTCGACCTCTCCCACTTCGGCAGCATGACCGCCTTCGGCTTCACCCGCCAGGCCCTGGAGCTGGTGGAGGCGGCCTGGGAGAAGGGAGCGGACGTGACCCTGGACTGCTACCCCTACGACGCCTTCTGCACCCACGTGGGCTCCGCGGTGTTCGACCCGGGATTCGAGGAGCGTTGGGGCAAGGGGGTGGAGGCTCTGGAGGCGGGAAGCGGCAGGTACCGGGGACGGAGGCTCACCCCGGAGACCTTCGCGGAGCTGCGGCGGGACGACCCGGAGGCTCTGGTGATCGCCCACGTGCTGAACGGTTCGGAGGTCCGGGAATGCCTGCGCCATCCCCGGTGCGCCCTGGCCTCCGACGCGGTGCTCCACCAGGGGCAGGGACACCCCCGTGCGGCGGGGACCTTCCCGCGGGGCCTTCGGCTTCTGCGGGAAGAGGGACTCTCCTGGCCCGAGGCGATCCGCCATGCCACCTCCCTCCCCGCGGAGATGGGCTGGCTCGACGCGGGAAGGCTGGAAGAGGGGGCCCCGGCGGACCTGGTGGTCTTCGACCCGGAGCGTCTTGTGGACCGGGCCACCTTCCAGGACCAGCTTCTCCCCCCGGAGGGCATTGCCTACGTGGTCCTCCGGGGCCAGGTGGCGGTGGACCACGGGACCATCGACCCCGTACCCCGGGGCTCCTTTCTCCTGCGCTGA
- a CDS encoding YfcC family protein codes for MKVPHTFTILFLLIVLCAVATHFLPAGEFQRVENPATGKMAVVAGTYHHVDPSPVSFFNTFIAVQKGMVDAAAISFFVFLSYASFYTVLKTGGLHAFIGWLLRVMKGKEIVIIPVFMYVFGLAGAIFGMFEETFGFIPLFVGLAIAMGYDAIVGMCMVVVGVGIGFSAAFLNPFTVGLAQKFAEIPLFSGMGFRIASWFVFMTFSVIWVLLYARKVKKDPTKSYVYGVDMGALKLDNEELMNSKFHPRDISIMLLVVLFVALLVWGVIKRGWYFDELAGLFVIMGILCAAVAGWGPDKIAESYVEGFRDIVFGAMVIGLSRGILIVMREGNIIDTVIYGLSLPLASFPAWFSAQGMLFVQTIVSFFIPSGSGMAATTMPIMAPLADLLGFTRQTAVLAFQYGDGFSNIFFPTTLCPVICSIAKVPLEKWWKFFTPLFLALYLLQMIFIGLAVSMGYQ; via the coding sequence ATGAAAGTCCCCCACACCTTCACCATCCTGTTCCTTCTCATCGTCCTCTGCGCCGTGGCCACCCATTTCCTTCCGGCAGGAGAGTTCCAGCGAGTGGAAAACCCCGCCACCGGAAAGATGGCCGTGGTGGCGGGCACCTACCACCACGTGGATCCTTCTCCCGTGAGCTTCTTCAATACCTTCATCGCCGTCCAGAAGGGCATGGTGGATGCAGCAGCCATCTCCTTCTTCGTCTTCCTCTCCTACGCCTCCTTCTACACGGTCCTGAAGACAGGGGGGCTCCACGCCTTCATCGGCTGGCTGCTCCGGGTCATGAAAGGCAAGGAGATCGTCATCATCCCGGTGTTCATGTACGTCTTCGGACTGGCCGGGGCCATCTTCGGCATGTTCGAGGAGACCTTCGGGTTCATACCCCTCTTCGTGGGCTTGGCCATCGCCATGGGATACGACGCCATCGTGGGGATGTGCATGGTGGTGGTGGGGGTGGGCATCGGCTTCTCCGCCGCCTTCCTCAACCCCTTCACGGTGGGGCTGGCCCAGAAATTCGCGGAGATTCCGCTATTTTCGGGCATGGGATTCCGCATCGCCTCCTGGTTCGTCTTCATGACCTTCTCGGTGATCTGGGTCCTCCTCTACGCGCGAAAGGTCAAGAAGGACCCCACAAAGAGTTACGTCTACGGGGTGGATATGGGGGCCCTGAAACTGGACAACGAAGAACTGATGAACTCCAAGTTCCACCCCCGGGACATTTCCATCATGCTCCTGGTGGTCCTCTTCGTGGCCCTGCTGGTCTGGGGGGTCATCAAGAGGGGCTGGTACTTCGACGAACTGGCGGGGCTCTTCGTCATCATGGGCATCCTCTGCGCCGCCGTGGCGGGCTGGGGCCCCGACAAGATCGCCGAATCCTACGTGGAGGGCTTCCGGGACATCGTCTTCGGCGCTATGGTCATCGGCCTCTCCCGAGGCATCCTCATCGTCATGCGGGAGGGCAACATCATCGATACGGTGATCTACGGCCTGTCTCTACCCCTGGCCAGCTTCCCCGCCTGGTTCTCCGCCCAGGGGATGCTCTTCGTACAGACCATCGTCAGCTTCTTCATCCCCTCGGGATCCGGCATGGCGGCCACCACCATGCCCATCATGGCCCCCCTGGCGGACCTACTCGGCTTCACCCGCCAGACTGCGGTGCTGGCTTTCCAGTACGGGGACGGGTTCTCCAACATCTTCTTCCCCACCACCCTGTGCCCGGTCATCTGCTCCATCGCCAAGGTCCCCCTGGAGAAGTGGTGGAAGTTCTTCACCCCCCTGTTCCTGGCCCTGTACCTTCTTCAGATGATTTTCATCGGCCTTGCGGTCTCCATGGGGTACCAATAG
- a CDS encoding histidine phosphatase family protein, with protein sequence MLIEMERTERAESPPTRILLVRHGECAGNREGRFRGRVDFPLNETGLAQARALAGALKSVPLDRIFTSPLLRARQTADCLAEGRDLPVEVREGFTNVALGPWEGRLKEEIAQECPVEWSLWLHHPERLRLPQGETLGDVARRALSNLEHLVRTYPGSTFAVVTHRTVLKPLLAACLGMAEPSFWRTHVETASISRLRHTPRQGYCLTGLNDTHHLESFQSEWI encoded by the coding sequence ATGTTGATCGAGATGGAACGAACGGAACGAGCGGAGTCGCCCCCCACCCGGATCCTGCTGGTGCGACACGGGGAGTGCGCGGGCAACAGGGAAGGGCGCTTCCGCGGGCGGGTGGACTTCCCCCTCAACGAGACGGGACTCGCCCAGGCCCGTGCCCTGGCGGGTGCCCTGAAGTCCGTCCCCCTGGACCGGATCTTCACCAGCCCCCTCCTTCGAGCGAGACAGACAGCGGACTGCCTGGCGGAGGGGCGAGACCTACCCGTGGAGGTGCGGGAGGGGTTCACCAACGTAGCCCTGGGCCCCTGGGAGGGTCGACTGAAGGAGGAGATCGCCCAGGAATGCCCCGTGGAGTGGTCCCTGTGGCTGCACCACCCCGAGCGACTTCGCCTGCCCCAAGGGGAGACCCTGGGGGACGTGGCGCGCCGGGCCCTCTCCAATCTGGAGCACCTGGTCCGGACCTACCCGGGGTCGACCTTCGCCGTGGTCACCCACCGCACGGTGCTCAAGCCTCTTCTGGCGGCGTGTCTGGGCATGGCGGAACCCAGCTTCTGGAGGACCCACGTGGAAACCGCTTCCATCAGCCGCCTGCGCCACACACCCCGGCAGGGCTACTGCCTGACGGGTCTCAACGACACCCACCACCTGGAGTCGTTCCAGAGCGAATGGATCTGA
- the hrcA gene encoding heat-inducible transcriptional repressor HrcA — MLTERQLEVVLSVVYEYIRSGESVGSRTVSKRYLTGHSAATIRNEMSDLEDLGFLSQPHASAGRIPTTRAYRLYVDSVLQRRRIAGAGGFEWPASLRDHRNDLEGSLSVASDLLSRLTQYVGVAALAPLREMSLQRVDFLRLDTAHALVIVVLQGGLIHHRTVTLPCDLSQDALDELSRRINLATSGRTWEEVRTVLQQYLLHELEEFSRSCRVALGALEEILAAASPRVFTGTVSQMLNLPDFQDLGRLQALVSLLEQESGLADMVARCSLEQGVKVVIGEESDVPEMKECSLVLASSVHRDNRAILGIIGPRRMDYERVISVLEEALTALSFQEE, encoded by the coding sequence ATGCTGACGGAACGGCAGCTGGAAGTGGTCCTCTCGGTGGTGTACGAGTACATCCGAAGCGGCGAGAGCGTCGGTTCCCGGACGGTCTCCAAGCGCTACCTGACCGGCCACAGCGCCGCCACCATCCGCAACGAGATGTCCGACCTGGAGGACCTGGGTTTTCTCTCCCAGCCCCACGCCTCCGCGGGGCGGATCCCCACCACCCGGGCCTACCGCCTCTACGTGGACTCGGTGCTTCAGCGTAGACGCATCGCCGGGGCGGGGGGCTTCGAGTGGCCCGCATCCCTGCGGGACCACCGGAACGACCTGGAGGGTTCCTTGAGCGTCGCCTCGGACCTGTTGAGCCGCCTGACCCAATATGTGGGAGTGGCGGCCCTGGCGCCCCTTCGGGAGATGAGCCTCCAGCGGGTGGATTTCCTGCGCCTGGACACCGCCCATGCCCTGGTCATCGTAGTGCTCCAGGGGGGACTGATCCACCATCGCACCGTGACCCTTCCCTGCGATCTGTCCCAGGACGCCCTGGACGAGCTTTCTCGGCGCATCAACCTGGCCACCTCCGGTCGCACCTGGGAGGAGGTCCGCACGGTGCTCCAGCAGTACCTCCTCCACGAACTGGAGGAGTTCTCCCGCTCCTGTCGGGTGGCCCTGGGGGCGTTGGAGGAGATCCTCGCCGCCGCGTCTCCCCGGGTCTTCACGGGAACAGTGAGCCAGATGCTCAACCTGCCGGACTTTCAGGATCTGGGGCGACTCCAGGCTCTGGTGTCCCTCCTGGAACAGGAATCGGGCCTGGCGGATATGGTGGCCCGCTGCTCCCTGGAGCAGGGGGTCAAGGTGGTCATCGGCGAGGAGAGCGACGTGCCGGAGATGAAGGAATGCTCCCTGGTGCTGGCTTCCAGCGTGCACCGGGACAACCGCGCCATCTTGGGGATCATCGGTCCCCGAAGGATGGACTACGAACGGGTCATCTCGGTCCTCGAAGAGGCCCTGACGGCCCTTTCGTTTCAGGAGGAGTGA
- a CDS encoding nucleotide exchange factor GrpE encodes MKGQNPETSGQHPAPEQEPVKGHSRGHGKAELEGRLRELEEAHDKLKQDYEDLLQEASRNKADFVNYRNRVERDRSRDRKLAAEGAVELLLPVLDNLGRTLQALEGADASLLKGISMVERQFVGALESLGLARIDAAGAFDPNLHEAVGVEPTSDPDRDGTIVQELQGGYLLGGKVIRPARVRVARHEGGA; translated from the coding sequence ATGAAGGGACAGAACCCGGAAACCTCGGGGCAGCATCCGGCCCCGGAGCAGGAGCCCGTCAAGGGGCACAGCAGGGGGCACGGCAAGGCGGAGCTGGAAGGACGCCTCAGGGAACTGGAGGAGGCCCATGACAAGCTGAAGCAGGACTACGAGGACCTTCTGCAGGAGGCGTCCCGGAACAAGGCGGATTTCGTCAACTACCGCAACCGGGTGGAACGGGACCGATCCCGGGACCGCAAGCTGGCGGCGGAGGGGGCGGTGGAGCTGCTCCTGCCGGTGCTGGACAACCTGGGTCGGACCCTGCAGGCCCTGGAGGGGGCGGACGCCTCCCTCCTCAAGGGCATCTCCATGGTGGAAAGGCAGTTCGTGGGAGCCCTGGAATCCCTGGGCCTGGCGCGCATCGACGCTGCAGGGGCCTTCGACCCGAACCTCCACGAGGCAGTGGGGGTGGAGCCCACCTCCGACCCGGACCGGGACGGGACCATCGTCCAGGAGCTTCAGGGGGGGTACCTCCTGGGGGGGAAGGTGATCCGCCCCGCCCGGGTCCGGGTGGCCCGGCACGAGGGGGGAGCCTGA
- the dnaK gene encoding molecular chaperone DnaK, giving the protein MAKVIGIDLGTTNSCVAVKEGDNITVIPNAEGNRTTPSVVAFTKEGERLVGQLAKRQAIVNADRTIISIKRKMGSDHKTLIDGKNYSPQEISSMILQKMKRDAEEYLGETVTQAVVTCPAYFTDAQRQATKDAGTIAGLEVLRVINEPTAACLAYGVNKEGDHKILVFDLGGGTFDVSILDVGEGVFEVLATSGDNLLGGDDWDLRVVDWMAEEFRKAEGIDLKKDRMAFQRLREAAEKAKVELSSMTETTISLPFITADQNGPKHLELTLTRAKFEDMTQDLLERTVGPTKRALADAGLEASQVDKILLVGGSTRMPSVQRKVKELLGKEPTKGINPDECVAVGAAIQGAVLSGEKSGIVLVDVTPLSLGLETLGGVFTKIIERNTAIPCSKSQVFTTAADSQPQVEVRVLQGERPMANDNVELGKFFLDGIPAAPRGIPQIEVTFEVDANGIVNVTAKDKGTGKAQHITIQSSRLSEAEIDKLRKDAESHEDEDNKKKELAEARNEGESFAYNAEKTLKDLGDKLTPEERTPVEEKIAALRETLAKEDAEAIRKALEELTQALHGISEKIYAHAQEKAQAEQGETPPPGGGASDEAAGPTVDAEFHDAGQA; this is encoded by the coding sequence ATGGCAAAGGTCATCGGCATCGACTTGGGAACCACCAACAGCTGCGTCGCCGTCAAGGAAGGGGACAACATCACCGTCATCCCCAACGCGGAGGGCAACCGCACCACCCCCTCCGTGGTGGCCTTCACCAAGGAAGGGGAGCGGCTGGTGGGGCAGCTGGCCAAACGTCAGGCCATCGTGAACGCGGACCGCACCATCATCTCCATCAAGCGCAAGATGGGGTCGGACCACAAGACCCTCATCGACGGCAAGAACTACAGCCCTCAGGAGATCTCCTCCATGATCCTGCAGAAGATGAAGCGGGATGCGGAGGAGTACCTGGGGGAGACGGTCACCCAGGCGGTGGTCACCTGTCCCGCCTACTTTACCGACGCCCAGCGCCAGGCCACCAAAGACGCGGGCACCATCGCGGGGTTGGAGGTGCTTCGGGTCATCAATGAGCCCACCGCCGCCTGCCTGGCCTACGGGGTGAACAAGGAGGGGGACCACAAGATCCTGGTGTTCGACCTCGGCGGGGGAACCTTCGACGTGTCCATCCTGGACGTGGGCGAGGGGGTCTTCGAGGTGCTGGCCACCTCCGGAGACAACCTGCTGGGTGGGGACGACTGGGACCTCCGGGTGGTGGACTGGATGGCGGAGGAGTTCCGCAAGGCCGAGGGCATCGACCTGAAGAAGGACCGCATGGCCTTCCAGCGCCTCCGGGAGGCGGCAGAGAAGGCCAAGGTGGAGCTGTCCTCCATGACGGAGACCACCATCTCCCTGCCCTTCATCACCGCGGACCAGAACGGCCCCAAGCACCTGGAGCTGACCCTCACCCGGGCGAAGTTCGAGGACATGACCCAGGACCTGCTGGAGCGCACCGTGGGTCCCACCAAGCGGGCTCTGGCGGACGCGGGCCTGGAGGCTTCCCAGGTGGACAAGATCCTCCTGGTGGGAGGCTCCACCCGCATGCCCTCGGTACAGCGGAAGGTGAAGGAGCTGCTGGGCAAGGAGCCTACCAAGGGCATCAACCCGGACGAGTGCGTCGCCGTGGGGGCGGCCATCCAGGGGGCGGTGCTCTCCGGGGAGAAGAGCGGCATCGTGCTGGTGGACGTGACGCCCCTTTCCCTGGGTCTGGAGACCCTGGGAGGCGTGTTCACCAAGATCATCGAGCGCAACACCGCCATCCCCTGCTCCAAGAGTCAGGTCTTCACCACCGCAGCGGACAGCCAGCCCCAGGTGGAGGTCCGGGTGCTCCAGGGGGAGCGGCCCATGGCCAACGACAACGTGGAGCTGGGCAAGTTCTTCCTGGACGGCATCCCCGCCGCCCCTCGGGGGATCCCCCAGATCGAGGTGACCTTCGAGGTGGACGCCAACGGCATCGTCAACGTCACCGCCAAGGACAAGGGCACCGGCAAGGCCCAGCACATCACCATCCAGTCCTCCCGGCTCTCGGAGGCGGAGATCGACAAGCTCCGCAAGGACGCGGAGAGCCATGAGGACGAGGACAACAAGAAAAAGGAGCTGGCGGAGGCCCGCAACGAGGGGGAGAGCTTCGCCTACAACGCCGAGAAGACCCTGAAGGACCTGGGGGACAAGCTCACCCCAGAGGAGCGGACCCCCGTGGAGGAGAAGATCGCCGCCCTGCGGGAGACCCTGGCGAAGGAAGACGCAGAAGCCATCCGAAAGGCCCTGGAGGAGCTGACCCAGGCTCTGCACGGCATCTCCGAGAAGATCTACGCCCACGCCCAGGAAAAGGCCCAGGCGGAGCAGGGCGAGACCCCGCCCCCCGGAGGGGGTGCCTCGGACGAGGCCGCCGGTCCCACGGTGGACGCGGAGTTCCACGACGCGGGGCAGGCCTAG
- the dnaJ gene encoding molecular chaperone DnaJ has translation MATPGKKDYYDILGVTREATPEDIKKAYRKMARKYHPDANPGNGDAEKKFKEINEAYEVLNDPSKRAQYDQFGYVGDAPPGGNPFEGFGGAGGDPFGDLFGDLFGDLFGGGGGGRTRAQQANAPRRGADVETTLTVTLEEAYRGASRELRIPRWEACARCGGTGAEPGTKVETCPACGGRGQVEQAVRTPFGQFVQVTPCVRCKGQGKVISSPCKECKGQGRVRVPHKVEVRIPPGIDTGTRLRMTGEGEAGFQGGPPGDLFLLVEVTPDPRFERQGADLHVRVNLAFPQVALGCEVQVPTFDGPQTLEVPSGTQPGSVLRVRGKGMPRLRGGGRGDLLVHVRVEVPKNLTERQRGLLEALAQEMKVSVRQEEGILEKLKGWFGG, from the coding sequence GTGGCGACTCCCGGTAAGAAGGACTACTACGACATCCTGGGGGTGACCCGGGAGGCCACGCCGGAGGACATCAAGAAGGCCTACCGCAAGATGGCCCGCAAGTACCACCCCGACGCCAACCCGGGGAACGGGGATGCGGAGAAGAAGTTCAAAGAGATCAACGAGGCCTACGAGGTCCTGAACGATCCCTCCAAACGGGCCCAGTACGACCAGTTCGGCTATGTGGGGGACGCTCCTCCGGGGGGCAACCCCTTCGAAGGGTTCGGAGGCGCCGGGGGAGACCCCTTCGGAGACCTCTTCGGGGACCTCTTCGGGGATCTCTTCGGCGGTGGCGGCGGGGGGCGGACCCGGGCCCAGCAGGCCAACGCCCCCCGTCGGGGGGCAGACGTGGAGACCACCCTCACGGTCACCCTGGAGGAGGCCTACCGGGGGGCGTCGCGGGAGCTGCGCATCCCCCGTTGGGAGGCCTGCGCCCGCTGCGGGGGCACCGGAGCGGAACCGGGGACCAAGGTGGAGACGTGTCCCGCCTGTGGCGGCCGGGGGCAGGTGGAACAGGCGGTGCGGACCCCCTTCGGCCAGTTCGTCCAGGTGACGCCCTGCGTCCGATGCAAGGGGCAGGGGAAGGTGATCTCCAGCCCCTGCAAGGAGTGCAAGGGCCAGGGGCGGGTCCGGGTGCCCCACAAGGTGGAGGTGCGCATCCCCCCGGGCATCGACACGGGAACCCGGCTGCGCATGACCGGAGAGGGGGAGGCGGGGTTCCAGGGCGGGCCTCCCGGGGACCTCTTCCTGCTGGTGGAGGTGACCCCGGACCCGCGCTTCGAGCGCCAAGGGGCAGACCTGCACGTTCGGGTGAACCTGGCGTTTCCCCAGGTGGCCCTGGGGTGCGAGGTCCAGGTTCCCACCTTCGACGGCCCCCAGACCCTGGAGGTGCCCTCGGGCACCCAGCCCGGGTCGGTGCTCCGGGTTCGGGGCAAGGGAATGCCCCGCCTTCGGGGCGGCGGGCGGGGGGACCTGCTGGTCCACGTCCGGGTGGAGGTGCCCAAGAACCTGACGGAGCGCCAGCGGGGGCTCCTGGAGGCCCTGGCCCAGGAGATGAAGGTCTCGGTGCGCCAGGAGGAGGGCATCCTGGAGAAGCTGAAAGGGTGGTTCGGCGGGTAG